From the genome of Aspergillus oryzae RIB40 DNA, chromosome 4:
GAAAACAGGAAGGTCGAAGACGAGGTAGAATAGGAATCATCCAAAGACTGACCTAGTAGACTTACTTGATAAGTCCAATCATCCAAAACCCTTCCCATGCCGGTATTTCAAAGAGCGGTGGCGCTATCTTGGCGCTTCAGGGACAAACTCAGCTTACCGTCAATACCCTTCAATTATTGGTGCGCCCATCAGAGTCAGTCTGGATTTCGGCCAATATACGCCCATGTGACTCCCTACATATACGAATTTGTGCCACCTTAGCGTCTCAAACTATCTACTCAAGTCAATATCGTCAGTAGGGAACCTCTGTCCTTCTGCCACGTAACTACGGTCACCTTCCTGCACGGGCGCATATAGCAACTAAGATAGGACGTAGAACtagaacagagaaagaagaaaataagatCTATTGCTCTACAATAGACATAGTTTCCATACAAAAATGAGTAACCCACATTGTGTCCTGCACAGAGTCACATATCCGTCAACAGACAAGATCAATTCCAAGCCCGGTTCAGAGATACCCACACTCAACTGGAACCAATAATGCGCGCCGCCTCTTCCAAAGCTTGAGAATACTCTAGATAACTTCCCGAGTTGCTGAGGTAAATGTGGCCAGTGATTTCACGGAGTTGCCCGACCAGGCCCGCCAGATCGGTTCTGCTGGGGACTGAGGTGACCATGGATGATAGACGAGCCTTGTCCATGTTCTTAACGCGGTCGAATTCATGTCCTGCAAGCGCCTCTTGGAACCTGCTGTGCGGGGACTCGAAAATAACTGTTGAGTCAGGGATGTCGAGGTATGCGTTATCGGGGATTGTTCCGGGGTTCATGACCACCTGGAGAATTGGTTAGCCTTCGGCTGCAGGTGAGGTGCGTCGGCAAGAACGGGGGTATTCACATTGTTTTGTGGGCCGAAACTCTTGTTCTCCTTAACTTGAGAGGTGAGTTGCTTGTAGTATGTCACTTTCGTGTCATCAAGCTCAGCAGCTgcttcgtcgaagaagatgccgTTCACGGCAAAAGAGGCATCGCCGCTGGCAGTCGGCCAATTGGCATAGGTGGTAATATCGCGCTGAACAGCGGATATGGGCCGGCCTGCGTAGCATGTCGCGACATAGCCGATGACGGCCACGTTGGAGTGTGCCGTGAGCTTGGGGATTGCCTTGCGCCAGTTGGCATCTGGGAGTGCATCCCTGCCAGGACCGCTGCTAGGGTTAATGATGACAGTGAATTTCACATTGGGGTTGTTGGCGGCGCTGTTGAGGTGTGGTCAGTACATCTGTCCTAATCTGTCACAGCTTGTGGAGTGAGTGGTGGAAGACGTACAGTTGCTCCAGAGGCGTCCAGGCCCCATCCGCTGGGTAGACATAGTAAGGAATGATAATATCCGTACCGCCAGCGAGATGACCTCCCGACTGCTGGGATGCAGCGGAGGTCGCCGAAGCTGAGGGTGCCATTAGTGTAAAGCTAGGCTCGCTGGACTTAGTGTCGGCATCGGGGTTGGTCGAGTCATCCTGGTCTTCAGAGTCATACTGGCGAATGGGAATGATTGCTGTCTGTGCAACCTGAAACAACAGAAGCAGACAGCTCAGAATACGAAGCACATACACGGACAACATATTGATAGAGTGGGTGCCAGAatgaaaggaggaaagaagagggaatGACTGGGGGTAGAAGGTAGGAACTGAAGGAATGTATGcgaagaatgaatgaaagaatgAATTAAGGGCGTTTAAATACTAGGAATTAAACGGCTTTCCAGAAGCTGGTGAAGTCAAATTAGAAGAATGTAATGATTCACTTGCTGTCTATATATTCAATAAGATGGCTTACATTCCTCGGTCTCTGCTCGGTGCCGGAAGGGGATATAGTATGCTATGGTCTCCACATACCAGGCCCCTGTTCTAGAACGCCTAAACAAGGCCAATTCAAGATGGAGCTGGGGTAGTTTGAAATtctatttcctttccctctgACATTTGATGCACGTGGCGGGTAGACAAGCCAACCAGGTTACTCTGCATCAGTTCTCATGACGGTGAATGTAAAATGTTAACTCATGCTGAATTCAGATCTAAGCGTGGCCAAGAGAATGCGGAATGCATTAGAGCGATCACCATTCCTCATCAGGATCGCTTAAAAGATGATCTGATGATTCACTTGGATAACAGATTTGCCGACTGGGTGGTGCTTGTAGCGGGATATAGTCTACTCCACATATCACAATTGAATGTCATCCATTATTGtgaaggcaaaaagaacTTGAAAGTGCTGTTCACAGCCCCTCCTTGGGTGTTTCATTATTCATTATTCATTGGATGATCACAATCAATCAGCGACAAAGAGCCAGAAGGTCCTCAGAACATTGCCTTTGACCTGTCATATTGCAATAAATGACATTCTGGAGCCGTCCGGCTTCAAATGGAGTATTCAGCATTCGGGATGTTGAACAAAACGTCAAAGAAGGATAAACATGTGTATAGATTCTAACATTAAAGCTCGGAGGACAGACCTTGAAGCTGGTATGAAACATGATGTGCTCGATAAATGTCGTCACCAGAGCTCTGTGACATGCTTTTAgggcttctttctttgttgggGTGGAAATTAGCTGTCAGTGTCATGTGCATTTCTGGGCCCTGATTGGTGTCAGTCAAGCGCCACGGATCCTCTCCTCATATAACGCCCGGTTCCTGAGTCCCTTCATTCACTTGCATTGTGCGAACCTGAATAGGTTGGAAGTCATGATTATTTTACAAGTCGTCGGTGTGTATAAGTACCAATCGCGCAAATGTTGCAAAATCCTAGGATGATGTGCTTCGCAAACCTGGTATTTACTACTTTTCGCATCTAGGATAACTGAGGCTCAACAGAAATGGTCTTTGATTCCAGAACGTCATATCAGTATCAGTACATTTATTCCAGGCGGGTAGATCTCCTAGAGACCTAGTGTCATCTTCTCTTGAAAGTCGTCTCCAATTGTTGGGTATACCCTGATGTTTGGTCGACCTGCGTAGATGGAACCGGTACTGTACAACAATCGCGATGGGATCTTGCAGCATTGGGATGCACATCCAATTCAGGGATTATAGTATGTCGTCGTTCTGTGTGTCAGGGGTAGATCCAGTTTTTCTGGTTTGCGATGTCTTTTAGGCGCTCCCAAAAGCATTGTCGCTAAGTTTACCCTAGGAACGTGGCATCTTAGGTCATTGTCATCGTCCGTTATTCTGTGCCGGACTATATTCCTATACACCACATACAGATACTACGCTGGGAAAAGATTCAAGGTGTTACGGTGCGAATATAATCCAGCCTAGACTATTTAGGTTCAACGCGGAAAAGCTCAGGATCACAAGCACAGCCTACAGCCTGTGCTGGTTCAAAAAGGAGTACATCGAGATGAAGGCTAAGGGAAAGGGTCAAACATATTTTCCCCTGTAGCTCTCGCTACCAAATTGCGACAATCTCTTGATTAATATGCCCCTGGAAATGTCTATACatcgttctcttctctctatTGCTGTCGACCCTCCAGGAGCCCTGACGGAGCTTCCCGTTGTGTATATAGCGTTGCACGTTCTCTAGACGGTAGGATATAAAGTCGTAGTTAGTGTGACTTATACAGTTCGTCCATAGAATGACTCATAAGTTTAGGGGTTATCTGGAATCTTGCGGGCCTctggaaaataaaaatcgACCCTCATAGGTGGAATAAGCAGTCCCAGCATGCAGGGGCTGTACAATTTGATTGGGTGCGACTGAGAGACAAAGTCTTATCCGAAACATCAGAGAGTCCGAGCACTGTCGATCCTCACGGTTCTGTTACCGGATGAAGTAGGGTTGTCGGACCCTGTGACAGCGGTCAAGCACTAGGGGATTTACATTCGGCAGCTAAACGTCGCTTAAACTTCGCATATACCGAGTCAGACCCTCTCTTAATCTAATGGGAACTGCCAAAACACCCGATTCATGCATTAATCAATGGCCTCCTTGGCGGCTAATCTGTATGCGACACGGTGCTGAATAGTGGTAGGTACAAATATGCACTCCATGTATCTCcgaaggaaatggaaagacaATCTTCTATCGCGTTCGAACTTGTCTTCTCTTAGCCACTAGCCAATATGCGGCTCACTCCCTCTTTGATTAGTTGCCTGTCGCTTCTCCACTTTACATCGGCCTTGGTCGCCTTCCCTGGTGCAGAGGGATTTGGGGCGAACGCGGTCGGCGGTCGTCAGGGTGTAGTGTATGTTGTGTCCAACTTAAATGACTCCGGAGAAGGGTCGTTGCGCGATGCTGTATCTCAGCCCGGTCGGATCGTGGTGTTCTCCGTGGGAGGAGTAATTGAAATCACCGATCGCATAGTCGTGTCGAAACAAGTGACAATTCTGGGACAAACGGCCCCTGGAGATGGTATCACCGTATATGGAAATGGGTGGTCATTTTCGAATgccgatgatgccatcgTGCGGTATATCAGGATGTAAGCACCAGGCGTGAAGACCATCATATTTCTGTCCCATCCAGAACACCTGCTAACCAAAGGAACCCAAAATATAGTCGCATGGGCAAAGGCGGGTCATCAGGAAAAGACGCCATGGGCATCGCCGATGGAAAGAACATGATCTTCGACCACGTCTCTGTCTCTTGGGGTCGTGACGAGACATTCTCGATCAACGGTGATGTCAGCAACGTTACCATACAAAACAGCATTATCGCGCAGGGCCTGGAGACTCATTCCTGCGGTGGTTTGATGCAAACCGACGGGGGCGTGTCGCTGTTCCGCAATCTGTACATTGACAATAAAACGCGCAACCCTAAGGTCAAGGGTGTCAACGAGTTCACTAATAACGTGATCTATAACTggggcggcggtggtggttATATTGCCGGAGGCTCTGATGGAGAGTCGAGTTCGTCATATACCCTTCTGGGTCGTATATCATATATCCTGGGCTAACGCTGTAGACAGATGTCAACGTCATCGGCAACTACTTCATTAGCGGACTGGATACGTCAGTCACGGCTTTTACTCGTGGCAACGAGAACTTCCATGCCTATGTTGAGACAAACTATTATGACTCTGACAAGGATGGCACTCTCAACGGAAGCGAACTCGGCGTGGATTCCACCAATTACGGTGGAATGGATCTCGTTACCGAAAAGTACGACTATCCAGCTGTCGCATCCGTCTTATCTCCGGACGATGCTCTGACCTATGTCACCAAGTGTAAGTTGCAGTTCTACAGACGCTCCACCGCTATAACATACTAATAGTACATAGATGCTGGAGCATCAAAGGTGAGGGACAGTGTCGACACCCAGTTAGTCGCCCAGGTCGAATCCTACGGCAAAGACGGCGCACTGATCTCCGACGAAGCGGACATGGGAGGCGCGGGTGACCTCGACCAGGGTACGACCCCTACCGATACCGATGGCGATGGAATCCCCGACGATGCCGAGGCAGAGCTTGGAACAGACCCCAACACTGCGGATTCCATGGACCTGGATACCAGTGGTTACACTTTCCTGGAGGTCTGGGCAAACTCTTTGGTTCCTTCCAGCTACGCTTGATTGTTTGGCCAGGTTTGCTGGGTGTTCATCATGCCTTgcattgtacatacataaatcTTACATACTTTTCTACTAAGCAATTTCACCAATGAGAAAGACAATCGAGCTTCTTGACATATATGAATGTCTCTTAAGGTAATTGTGCGGACTTTATGGGATTTATGAAGTCGTGGATCAATTACTCCACGATATTATGTTTGTAGGTAGCAATGTCCCTAACCAACGTTGTTGCCCGGGATTCTACAGGGCATTTATGAATTTTCCGGGGCTTTCATGCTAGGGCTCAGAGATGCTCAGACATAGTAAGTTTAATGATTGAAAAAATTATGCGCAGGAGCTCCCGATGAGCATGTGAATCCTCCAGAGCTGCTGTGCATTCTTTAACCAACCAACAGGCGTTTGAATGGGGTCTGTCTTTGATTAACTGGAGAACGTGTTTCCAAACTAAAGCGATAGTATGTGAATCGTACCAGTTAGTGCTTGGGGGCCATAAATCGATCCACTCAATTAGGACCGAACGAACCCCAAGTGGAGAGACATAGTAGACCATCCCCGATCATTCTAATTGTCTACATTGTTAATGGCTAGTCAATCATACGTTCCCTTTCATGTACTTTCTACGTAAGAGTTCTGATTTGCCTGAGTCAGCCTAAGATTGTAATTGAGACCTAAATTGAGAATCTGAGGCAATTTCTCTAGGATCGGCATAATGCCAAGCTTTATAGAGATAGGGGAAAGGTATAGCTGCGCCGTTAAGATCGTAGGCACGAGAACCCTCAAGATTCGTTGGAAAATATTCTGAAAATCCGCCACCGGACATACGAAGGATCTGATTCCCCGATCTAAAACAGGGTCTTCGGGGAAACTCTCAAATCCACCGCTATAACTGCCAAGTGGACTACCTCGAGGCCCACAGGGGTTCATATGGAAGCTTGACATTGCGCCACCAACGTAGGCTTGGCTGCCATGTTCCTTTTCTATGCTTAGCATTTGCTTGTGGATCTCTGATTCAATTCTTGGTAAACCTGCCCATCGTAGCACAAATTCTCTTATCTTATTAGTGATACCCTTTGACCTCCTAATATTATTACTGTGCGACTTTATAGAGTGGAGCCGAGTTGTTTTTTGCACCCCCTACGCCATCCACGGGCGTCACTGTGGGCCCTAGCACTAAAGTACTTTCACTGCGCCGCACCACTACTACTTATACGTAGTACAATTAATCCCAGTACTGGAACCAGGATGAGGCTAATCGGTCAATGCCAAGTGCAAGATCATTTCCCAGGAAGGAAAAGTCAAGGACTTTTGTATGTACCAAGCCAacgaataaaagaaaaaccgCTGGCCAACACAAGATCGTCACACCGTTAAGCAATCGTGCCCCTGATACATAGTAGACAATGATATAGTGTTACATCATTCTGTCTCGGTCTACTGACGCTAAGCAATGGGGTGGTCAAAATTCCTCGTAATTCTGTTGAAGACTTTTTAAAACACGTTCGCTCACCATGTTCTTCCGCCCGTAGACATCATGACACGACCGAACCAGAGTCGCTACCTATTTCGTTTCGGGATCCCTTCCATCGTGGGTGGCATCCTTGGGCTGCTCATCTGGTCCCTGTGGTTCGGTGTCAACTCCGATCGAGACAATGTATCATCCTTGATAAACCACCTCATTCCTGCAGGCCATTGTGCTTGCCAAACAGCCGTGTCATTCGAATGCGGGAGTTGTCTCCGTTGTGCTTCTGGTCTCCCTGAGGATCCAACACCACAAGCACGAGCTTATAACCCAGTCTACGACGCACATAACCTATCCCTGAATGCTGCCCAGTGCCAGGGTTTCTTTCCAGGCCTGTTCGAAGATGTCCACCGCGCGCAGGCATTCTGGACTGCAAAGCATGGCATATCCATGCATGACTTGAATGACATTCATCTGGTGGATGGCATGGCTCGTGCAGCAGTAGTCAATGGTCAGCTATATGTGATATCCACTCATGCCAGAGGAGACGACCATCGGCGTAAAATCTTGGGTATCTTGGGTTCGATCCATCGGGCATTAGCCTCGAGTCCTAATACTTCTGCTCTACCTAATACAGAGTTCATTTTCTCTGTAGAGGACAAAGTAGACGATGTTGCCAGTCCTCATCA
Proteins encoded in this window:
- the plyC gene encoding polysaccharide lyase family 1 protein (predicted protein); the encoded protein is MRLTPSLISCLSLLHFTSALVAFPGAEGFGANAVGGRQGVVYVVSNLNDSGEGSLRDAVSQPGRIVVFSVGGVIEITDRIVVSKQVTILGQTAPGDGITVYGNGWSFSNADDAIVRYIRIRMGKGGSSGKDAMGIADGKNMIFDHVSVSWGRDETFSINGDVSNVTIQNSIIAQGLETHSCGGLMQTDGGVSLFRNLYIDNKTRNPKVKGVNEFTNNVIYNWGGGGGYIAGGSDGESNVNVIGNYFISGLDTSVTAFTRGNENFHAYVETNYYDSDKDGTLNGSELGVDSTNYGGMDLVTEKYDYPAVASVLSPDDALTYVTKYAGASKVRDSVDTQLVAQVESYGKDGALISDEADMGGAGDLDQGTTPTDTDGDGIPDDAEAELGTDPNTADSMDLDTSGYTFLEVWANSLVPSSYA